In Fusarium oxysporum Fo47 chromosome XII, complete sequence, one DNA window encodes the following:
- a CDS encoding P-loop containing nucleoside triphosphate hydrolase protein, which yields MSHPPQPPPLPSLSKPEEQFQAGTDLPPLIVKRGDRYNRDLEFEFPKSNPKSGSVSLRVIINQYLGTPHASRAHAGKIFNILGRLRCLQYALRRYNYGLVERTPDFLKYWRRHTLHLLSGFGINSVHNHGAVHIAGLDDLIVQIEDIYQNDIREYETLISQGMTNFQGLLELFRPDVPVKASSVAGGTPCVFRVTDAFFSERRNAFGSSSKDFHVTLETVVAVGDHFSVATFTEVFSGWVGTQPRALSDLTYQPVVDIEQDTLLARAEKAVRFGTRGAKYLAYAPSTFILHPARTRNKSTMSQSTHSSTSLSGGRIMVDMARSASLGHHPCQGVDGATLAIIQLSSRYRHWMSNSDRSGSVDDDSLYLWDDVPKELLITCWPALVGFSFSAKAWGHVLVDGLSEINFQNQAFDRLVLSHERKQLIRAVVRCGTSLDVQAQDLISTKQGGLIFLLHGPPGVGKTLTAEAVAELLHRPLYYVTMGELGVTPDDLETRLSDILAICAEWDALAVLDEADVFLETRRTSDLVRNAMVCVMLRMLEYHPGILFLTTNRVRSLDPAFESRITLSIRYESLDRDAREQIWKNQLNDHSRVDTQTINYGELANQQLNGRQIKNVVRLALSLAMDQKIMVTQKVLQETVKVTALGLEDMKADNTWESFTHEM from the coding sequence ATGTCGCATCCGCCACAACCTCCTCCACTCCCGTCACTTTCTAAACCCGAGGAGCAATTTCAGGCCGGTACCGACCTTCCACCATTGATTGTAAAGCGAGGTGATAGGTACAATAGAGATTTGGAATTTGAATTCCCCAAGTCTAATCCCAAATCCGGCTCAGTCTCATTGCGCGTTATTATCAACCAGTATCTCGGTACTCCTCATGCATCAAGGGCCCATGCCGGTAAAATCTTCAACATACTAGGCCGCCTCCGCTGCCTTCAATATGCCCTGAGAAGATACAACTATGGCTTAGTCGAACGTACACCCGACTTCCTGAAATATTGGCGCCGACATACTCTGCACCTTCTATCTGGATTCGGCATCAACTCAGTGCATAATCATGGTGCTGTTCATATCGCTGGCCTTGACGACTTGATTGTGCAAATTGAAGATATCTATCAAAATGATATTCGAGAGTATGAGACTCTGATAAGCCAAGGCATGACGAACTTCCAAGGATTGCTTGAACTTTTTAGACCTGATGTTCCTGTCAAGGCATCGTCAGTGGCTGGGGGAACCCCGTGTGTTTTTCGGGTGACAGATGCCTTTTTCTCAGAGCGTCGCAATGCTTTCGGTTCGTCTTCCAAAGACTTTCATGTCACTCTGGAAACTGTAGTTGCTGTGGGTGATCACTTCTCGGTAGCTACCTTTACAGAAGTGTTCTCTGGCTGGGTCGGAACGCAGCCACGGGCCCTGTCTGACTTGACCTACCAGCCAGTTGTTGACATTGAACAAGACACCCTTCTGGCACGCGCAGAGAAAGCTGTCAGGTTTGGAACACGTGGTGCAAAGTATCTCGCCTATGCTCCGAGTACCTTCATCCTTCACCCAGCTCGAACTCGGAACAAGTCTACTATGTCTCAGTCAACGCACAGCTCGACTTCTCTTTCAGGCGGCCGAATCATGGTCGATATGGCTAGAAGTGCATCTCTAGGTCATCACCCTTGCCAAGGCGTGGATGGGGCCACTCTAGCAATCATCCAACTCTCATCACGATATCGACATTGGATGTCTAACAGTGACCGTTCTGGTTCAGTTGATGACGATTCTCTGTATCTATGGGATGATGTACCAAAAGAACTCTTGATTACCTGCTGGCCAGCATTGGTTGGATTCAGCTTCTCTGCCAAGGCTTGGGGCCATGTTCTCGTCGATGGCCTCTCGGAAATCAATTTTCAGAATCAGGCCTTCGACCGACTTGTTCTTTCACATGAACGCAAGCAGCTCATTCGCGCCGTCGTTCGTTGTGGAACATCTCTAGACGTTCAGGCTCAGGATCTAATCAGCACCAAACAAGGCGGTCTGATTTTTCTGCTTCATGGTCCACCAGGTGTTGGTAAAACGCTCACGGCAGAAGCAGTAGCGGAGTTATTGCACCGCCCATTGTACTATGTTACCATGGGGGAGCTTGGAGTGACCCCAGACGATCTAGAGACTAGGCTCAGTGATATTCTGGCCATCTGCGCTGAATGGGATGCCCTGGcggttcttgatgaagctgatgtTTTCTTGGAAACTCGCAGAACTTCTGATCTGGTGCGCAATGCCATGGTCTGCGTCATGCTTCGGATGCTGGAGTACCATCCTGGCATTCTATTCCTTACCACGAATCGGGTGCGAAGTCTTGATCCTGCTTTTGAGAGCCGAATCACGCTGTCCATTCGTTATGAAAGCCTTGACCGCGATGCACGTGAGCAAATCTGGAAGAACCAACTCAATGATCACTCTAGGGTCGATACCCAGACTATAAACTATGGAGAGCTAGCTAATCAGCAGCTGAATGGTAGACAGATTAAGAACGTGGTACGCTTGGCGCTGAGCTTAGCTATGGATCAGAAAATCATGGTCACACAAAAGGTGCTACAAGAAACTGTCAAAGTAACAGCGCTTGGACTTGAAGATATGAAAGCGGATAACACTTGGGAAAGCTTTACTCATGAGATGTAG